The following coding sequences lie in one Longimicrobium sp. genomic window:
- a CDS encoding helix-turn-helix domain-containing protein, producing MSAEAQAWAISQRIGNATRKLVLWGLAGHAHKNGRHAWAGVDTLAEYAECDKRTVRRHLCALEAEGWIREGDQSVIPAYIRADQRPIAFDLAMDHATREKWRTQAAAGRATDSRRARAARAGAEGGRRSAAARWSEGQADEQVEAGGAPDIGRGDDLSPGEETPRGDNTGPDGVTPGAERGDRAVSPKPKDEPTPEPVGQSDGRARRDVEAMDEQEFVGYVVSLANLGMQHGAVGEAFNRLVHTNPLHRDAVERWRRGEIFGEGAENAPPPEPVPRQVIAAAVYRAARAYRPTPERRQIDRMSYFTPVVRQEAERHRTRNLDPPPHAGHDDSASGRRPSPRRTAPAGRPGAPGARTYSDAA from the coding sequence GACATGCGCACAAGAACGGCCGCCACGCGTGGGCGGGCGTGGACACCCTGGCTGAGTACGCCGAGTGCGACAAGCGGACCGTCCGGCGGCACCTCTGCGCCCTGGAGGCAGAGGGGTGGATTCGGGAGGGGGACCAGAGCGTCATTCCCGCCTACATCCGGGCCGACCAGCGACCAATCGCCTTCGACCTCGCCATGGACCACGCGACCCGCGAGAAGTGGAGGACACAAGCCGCCGCCGGCCGCGCTACGGACTCTCGCCGCGCGCGCGCCGCCCGTGCCGGAGCTGAGGGCGGGCGTCGCAGCGCCGCAGCGCGGTGGAGCGAGGGCCAGGCGGACGAGCAGGTGGAGGCCGGCGGGGCACCCGACATCGGACGGGGTGACGATTTGTCACCCGGTGAAGAGACGCCACGGGGTGACAACACAGGCCCCGACGGGGTGACACCCGGGGCAGAGCGGGGTGACAGAGCTGTGTCACCCAAACCAAAGGATGAACCAACACCTGAACCAGTCGGTCAGTCGGACGGGCGCGCGAGGCGCGACGTCGAAGCGATGGACGAGCAGGAGTTCGTCGGGTACGTCGTTTCCCTCGCCAACCTCGGGATGCAGCACGGCGCGGTCGGCGAGGCGTTCAACCGCCTGGTCCACACCAACCCGCTCCACCGGGACGCGGTGGAGCGCTGGCGGCGCGGCGAGATCTTCGGCGAAGGCGCGGAGAACGCACCGCCGCCGGAACCGGTCCCGCGGCAAGTGATCGCGGCGGCGGTCTACCGAGCGGCCAGGGCCTACCGGCCGACGCCCGAACGCCGGCAGATCGACCGCATGTCGTACTTCACCCCCGTCGTCCGCCAGGAAGCCGAACGCCACCGAACCCGCAACCTGGATCCGCCGCCCCATGCCGGACACGACGACAGCGCCTCAGGCCGCCGCCCATCCCCCCGCCGGACAGCACCCGCCGGCCGGCCCGGCGCGCCGGGAGCCCGCACGTACTCCGATGCGGCGTGA